A single region of the Salvia splendens isolate huo1 chromosome 18, SspV2, whole genome shotgun sequence genome encodes:
- the LOC121777514 gene encoding auxin-responsive protein IAA9-like isoform X2, translated as MASASDCISQTGPGLKERNYFGFSDCSSVDRSTVSSAHLESKNNMNMKATELRLGLPGSQSPERDSDFSLLNSVKLDEKPLFPLAPSKDRICTLSQKTVASGNKRGFDDTVDGFSESKTTNFSEGNWMFNATGSDPGQAKLAGNVISIRPSGTQLAIKSEVPAKTLQESTNKIIGTNTANAPAAKAQVVGWPPIRSFRKNSLVTTSKTNDEVDGKPGPGALFVKVSMDGAPYLRKVDLRMYSAYKELSSALEKMFSCFTIGQCGPQGAPTRKMLSESKLRDLLHGSEYVLTYEDKDGDWMLVGDVPWDSQVGGEMQEPELELNEDGWFPLALSGVF; from the exons ATGGCTTCGGCATCAGATTGTATTTCTCAGACTGGCCCGGGGTTGAAAGAACGCAATTACTTTGGATTTTCAGATTGTTCCTCTGTTGACAGGTCTACTGTCTCAAGTGCTCATCTTGAAAGCAAGAATAATATGAATATGAAGGCCACAGAATTGAGGCTTGGTCTTCCAGGATCACAATCCCCTGAAAGAGATTCTGACTTCTCCCTATTAAACTCAGTTAAGCTTGATGAGAAGCCGTTATTCCCATTGGCTCCCTCCAAGGATAGAATCTGCACTTTGTCACAAAAGACAGTAGCGAGTGGAAACAAAAGAGGATTTGATGACACTGTAGATGGCTTTTCTGAATCCAAAACTACCAATTTTTCTGAAGGCAACTGGATGTTCAATGCTACTGGTTCTGATCCTGGACAAGCAAAATTAGCTGGTAATGTGATTTCCATCAGGCCATCAGGGACTCAATTAGCCATTAAATCTGAAGTACCGGCGAAAACATTACAAGAAAGTACTAACAAGATAATTGGTACTAACACTGCTAATGCACCTGCTGCTAA GGCTCAGGTAGTGGGTTGGCCTCCAATCAGATCTTTCAGGAAAAACTCTCTGGTCACAACCTCGAAAACCAATGATGAAGTAGATGGTAAACCTGGTCCAGGTGCACTTTTTGTTAAGGTAAGCATGGATGGAGCTCCATATCTGAGGAAGGTGGATCTCAGAATGTACTCGGCATATAAAGAACTTTCTTCTGCGCTAGAGAAAATGTTCAGCTGCTTCACTATAG GACAATGTGGACCTCAGGGAGCTCCAACCAGGAAAATGCTGAGTGAGAGTAAGTTGAGGGATCTTCTCCATGGATCAGAATATGTGCTGACTTATGAAGATAAGGATGGGGACTGGATGCTTGTTGGAGATGTTCCATGGGA CTCCCAGGTCGGTGGAGAAATGCAAGAACCAGAACTAGAACTCAATGAGGACGGTTGGTTTCCGTTGGCATTGTCAGGAGTCTTTTAG
- the LOC121777514 gene encoding auxin-responsive protein IAA9-like isoform X1 has translation MASASDCISQTGPGLKERNYFGFSDCSSVDRSTVSSAHLESKNNMNMKATELRLGLPGSQSPERDSDFSLLNSVKLDEKPLFPLAPSKDRICTLSQKTVASGNKRGFDDTVDGFSESKTTNFSEGNWMFNATGSDPGQAKLAGNVISIRPSGTQLAIKSEVPAKTLQESTNKIIGTNTANAPAAKAQVVGWPPIRSFRKNSLVTTSKTNDEVDGKPGPGALFVKVSMDGAPYLRKVDLRMYSAYKELSSALEKMFSCFTIGQCGPQGAPTRKMLSESKLRDLLHGSEYVLTYEDKDGDWMLVGDVPWEMFIASCKKLKIMKGSDAIGLAPRSVEKCKNQN, from the exons ATGGCTTCGGCATCAGATTGTATTTCTCAGACTGGCCCGGGGTTGAAAGAACGCAATTACTTTGGATTTTCAGATTGTTCCTCTGTTGACAGGTCTACTGTCTCAAGTGCTCATCTTGAAAGCAAGAATAATATGAATATGAAGGCCACAGAATTGAGGCTTGGTCTTCCAGGATCACAATCCCCTGAAAGAGATTCTGACTTCTCCCTATTAAACTCAGTTAAGCTTGATGAGAAGCCGTTATTCCCATTGGCTCCCTCCAAGGATAGAATCTGCACTTTGTCACAAAAGACAGTAGCGAGTGGAAACAAAAGAGGATTTGATGACACTGTAGATGGCTTTTCTGAATCCAAAACTACCAATTTTTCTGAAGGCAACTGGATGTTCAATGCTACTGGTTCTGATCCTGGACAAGCAAAATTAGCTGGTAATGTGATTTCCATCAGGCCATCAGGGACTCAATTAGCCATTAAATCTGAAGTACCGGCGAAAACATTACAAGAAAGTACTAACAAGATAATTGGTACTAACACTGCTAATGCACCTGCTGCTAA GGCTCAGGTAGTGGGTTGGCCTCCAATCAGATCTTTCAGGAAAAACTCTCTGGTCACAACCTCGAAAACCAATGATGAAGTAGATGGTAAACCTGGTCCAGGTGCACTTTTTGTTAAGGTAAGCATGGATGGAGCTCCATATCTGAGGAAGGTGGATCTCAGAATGTACTCGGCATATAAAGAACTTTCTTCTGCGCTAGAGAAAATGTTCAGCTGCTTCACTATAG GACAATGTGGACCTCAGGGAGCTCCAACCAGGAAAATGCTGAGTGAGAGTAAGTTGAGGGATCTTCTCCATGGATCAGAATATGTGCTGACTTATGAAGATAAGGATGGGGACTGGATGCTTGTTGGAGATGTTCCATGGGA GATGTTCATTGCTTCATGCAAGAAACTCAAAATTATGAAGGGGTCTGATGCTATTGGGTTAG CTCCCAGGTCGGTGGAGAAATGCAAGAACCAGAACTAG
- the LOC121776392 gene encoding putative B3 domain-containing protein At5g66980 — protein sequence MSNASDDLPEFFKIYTSALSSQFMRIPPDFITKFAGKIPTTCTLQRPQGASWKIDVCKENDCWFFQKGWPNFVEDNSLQDADFLTFCYLGKSLFYVNIFSPNGCEERGQSAGTDVPRRVANINKNPNFTAVLTKGYMKRGAVGMPIKFWNAHMKKHKRSRIDITLWVENQEWKVGVVKYRCSVQIEKGWSKFVKDNNLKVGTSITFQLTDAKHLSVIVTFGRPN from the exons ATGTCCAATGCCTCTGATGATTTACCAGAGTTCTTCAAGATTTATACCTCTGCTCTGAGTTCTCAATTCATG AGAATTCCTCCAGATTTTATCACCAAATTTGCTGGGAAAATTCCGACAACGTGCACGTTACAAAGGCCACAAGGTGCCTCTTGGAAAATTGATGTCTGCAAAGAGAATGATTGTTGGTTTTTCCAAAAGGGTTGGCCTAATTTTGTGGAAGATAATTCGTTGCAAGATGCTGATTTTCTCACATTTTGCTATCTTGGGAAATCCTTGTTTTATGTCAACATATTCTCACCAAATGGCTGTGAAGAAAGAGGTCAATCAGCAGGTACTGATGTTCCAAGACGAGTTGCAAATATCaacaaaaaccctaatttcacaGCTGTGCTAACCAAGGGATACATGAAAAGGGGGGCTGTG GGTATGCCAATCAAGTTTTGGAATGCACACATGAAAAAGCATAAAAGATCAAGAATTGATATTACTCTTTGGGTGGAAAATCAAGAGTGGAAGGTGGGAGTGGTGAAATATCGTTGTAGTGTTCAAATTGAAAAAGGTTGGTCTAAATTTGTGAAAGATAATAATCTCAAAGTCGGGACTTCAATCACTTTTCAACTCACTGATGCCAAGCACCTGTCTGTCATTGTCACGTTTGGTAGACCCAATTGA
- the LOC121776521 gene encoding B3 domain-containing protein At1g16640-like has translation MKKRGSRKMSNATDDLLEFFKVYTSSLSSQMMKIPPDFITKFVGNIPTTCTLERPQAASWKVDVCKVKDCWYFQKGCWPNFVEDNLLQDADFLTFCYLGNSLFCVNIFSPNGCAKRGQSAGTNVPTQGYLNKGFVRMPRKFWNAHMEKHKKLRLDATVWVENQEWDVGVLKRHDSILITKGWPKFVRDNNLKAETSISFQLTNNANHLSFIVMFCKSN, from the exons ATGAAGAAACGTGGTTCCAGAAAGATGTCAAATGCCACTGATGATTTACTAGAGTTTTTCAAGGTTTACACCTCTTCTCTAAGTTCCCAAATGATG AAAATTCCACCAGATTTTATCACCAAATTTGTTGGGAATATTCCGACAACGTGCACGTTGGAAAGGCCACAGGCTGCATCTTGGAAAGTTGATGTTTGCAAAGTGAAGGATTGTTGGTATTTCCAAAAAGGGTGTTGGCCTAATTTTGTGGAAGATAATTTGTTACAAGATGCTGATTTTCTAACATTTTGTTATCTTGGGAATTCCTTGTTTTGTGTCAACATATTCTCACCAAATGGTTGTGCAAAAAGAGGTCAATCTGCAGGTACTAATGTTCCAACACAGGGATACTTGAACAAGGGGTTTGTG CGTATGCCACGAAAGTTTTGGAATGCACACAtggaaaaacataaaaaattaagaCTGGATGCTACTGTTTGGGTGGAAAATCAAGAATGGGATGTGGGAGTGTTGAAACGTCATGATAGTATTCTAATTACAAAAGGTTGGCCAAAATTTGTGAGAGATAATAATCTCAAAGCTGAGACTTCAATCTCTTTTCAACTCACTAATAATGCCAACCATCTGTCTTTCATTGTCATGTTTTGTAAATCCAATTGA